One region of Erythrolamprus reginae isolate rEryReg1 chromosome 8, rEryReg1.hap1, whole genome shotgun sequence genomic DNA includes:
- the CDC26 gene encoding anaphase-promoting complex subunit CDC26, whose amino-acid sequence MLRRKPTRLELKLDDIEEFEGARKELESQKKQREEVDMVGTNDGEGALALNPDHKSWEQVIHDRIGYKPQPKPSNRSSQFGNFEF is encoded by the exons ATGCTGCGGAGGAAGCCGACGCGGCTGGAGCTGAAGCTGGACGACATCGAGGAGTTCGAGGGGGCTCGCAAGGAGCTGGAG TCGCAAAAAAAGCAGCGTGAAGAGGTGGACATGGTGGGCACCAACGATGGCGAAGGGGCCCTGGCCTTGAACCCCGATCACAAGAGCTGGGAGCAGGTCATTCACGACCGGATCGGCTACAAACCTCAGCCGAAACCCAGCAACCGTTCGTCGCAGTTTGGGAATTTCGAGTTCTAG